Proteins from a single region of Gasterosteus aculeatus chromosome 20, fGasAcu3.hap1.1, whole genome shotgun sequence:
- the setdb1b gene encoding histone-lysine N-methyltransferase SETDB1-B isoform X2 has translation MDIGDGMEVDGWDSNMEQELGISLDELKKWIDEAVEKSEIVQKKKAQLTELKEWVEQKEEEEARTDMLLSDANKSILECEKLVKETYQKNGLVYKESSSEDEGGGGGVLSSEVIEIDDDDDDDVIAVGCLVPAKKPVTPCKDPVLNEASSVLQKTTQQLQKLVQLVSKPSPGAPLLRSPSHPPSQSVFVSQAQSQSMTQPNPNATEDELRVGMMILGKKRTKTWHRGALVTISPVGNGIFKYKVKFDKGKSLLSGNHVAFEYNPTLEILYVGARVVANYKDGSLVWLYAGIVAEMPNNKNRMRFLIFFDDGYASYVTLPDLHPICRPLKRTWEDIEDASCRDFIEEYITAYPSRPMVLLKVGQIIKTEWEGTWWKSKVEEVDGSLVKILFLDDKRSEWIYRGSTRLEPMFNLKMTTANTQEKKLAGQQRSRPNMGVMRSKGPVVQYTSDVLVGSSPVKVQQGSPSQPPQTPPQQQPQPQQQLQLQQQQQQQQQQQLPQQQTRPEPPQTQQVQQIQQTIPPSQPPRVDNKHQMAKKSTSPFVAGVGGTHASKIMMQSLSSTPSDPASARILSGQSPASPAFTQSYPRLPPLAAAPPPVSQAMATIPRQPSYRAPTDRIFYLAHTCQPACLNRVRPAKSDIHRGKNPLLTPLLYDFRRMTGRRKVNRKMSFHVIYKAPCGLCLRNMAEIQFYLFETRCDFIFLEMFCLDPYVLVDRPFQPQRPFYYIHDIPAGREDIPLSCVNEIDSTPPPKVAYSKERIPEDGVYINTSSDFLVGCDCTDGCRDKSKCSCHQLTLQATGCTPGAQINTNAGFLHKRLEECLPTGIYECNKRCKCCAQMCTNRLVQHGLQVRLQLFKTQNKGWGIRCLDDVAKGSFVCIYAGKILTDDFADREGLEMGDEYFANLDHIESVENFKEGYESEAHCSDSEGSGVDVSRIKIQPSALVSANPVGRPPKKGQSSSSSGDSEDDEDKDSKSEEESDSSDDTFVKESNFSTSSVWRSYTTRGQVKGNKEGSQDSKDETSALARGAGDDKPPSMPEETGKSKVASWLTSQELKKESGDGKSQVKSETGKKQEVMTLSDSDEVQTISSGSDDNKEREKVTLGVTKKQVAVKSTRGIALKGGHGMMVKTGTLGGGGGPGGPGGKTGQQGQPGGGGENTPKNTRLFFDGEESCYIIDAKLEGNLGRYLNHSCSPNLFVQNVFVDTHDLRFPWVAFFASKRIRAGTELTWDYNYEVGSVEGKVLLCCCGSTECRGRLL, from the exons ATGGACATAGGCGATGG AATGGAGGTGGATGGCTGGGATTCTAATATGGAGCAAGAGCTGGGCATTTCTTTGGACGAGCTGAAGAAGTGGATCGATGAAGCAGTGGAGAAGAGTGAGATTGTGCAGAAGAAAAAGGCTCAGCTGACGGAGCTCAAGGAATGGGTggagcagaaagaagaagaggaggcgagGACAGACATGCTCCTCAGCGATGCCAACAA gtCCATATTGGAGTGTGAGAAGCTCGTGAAGGAAACTTACCAGAAGAACGGTCTCGTTTACAAAGAGAGCAGCTCGGAGGAtgaggggggcggaggaggcgtGCTGTCCTCTGAGGTCATCGAGAtagacgacgatgacgacgatgatgtcATTGCTGTCGGCTGTT TGGTTCCTGCAAAGAAGCCGGTCACTCCCTGCAAAGATCCAGTG TTAAATGAGGCCTCCTCAGTGCTACAGAAAACAACCCAGCAGTTGCAGAAGTTGGTCCAACTTGTCAGCAAGCCGTCACCTGGTGCGCCGTTGCTTCGATCTCCGTCACATCCTCCATCTCAGTCAG TGTTTGTATCCCAGGCTCAGTCTCAGTCCATGACGCAGCCGAACCCAAACGCAACAGAAGATGAGCTTCGAGTCGGGATGATGATTTTGGGAAAGAAACGCACCAAGACCTGGCACAGGGGTGCCCTTGTTACTATCAGCCCAGTCG GAAATGGTATATTCAAGTATAAAGTGAAGTTTGATAAAGGAAAGAGTCTGCTTTCCGGAAATCACGTGGCTTTCGAGTACAACCCGACCCTGGAGATCCTGTATGTCGGCGCTCGCGTAGTCGCCAACTACAAGGACGGCAGCCTGGTGTGGCTCTATGCCGGGATAGTAGCAGAGATGCCCAACAACAAGAACCGGATGAG gtttttgattttctttgatGACGGCTATGCTTCATACGTGACTCTACCTGACCTCCACCCAATTTGCAGACCGT TAAAGCGTACCTGGGAGGACATAGAGGACGCATCTTGTCGAGACTTCATTGAGGAGTACATCACTGCATATCCCAGCAGGCCTATGGTGCTGCTAAAGGTTGGGCAGATCATCAAGACCGAGTGGGAGGGAACTTGGTGGAAGAGCAAagtggaggaggtggatggcAGCTTGGTCAAGATCCTCTTTTTG gatGACAAGAGAAGTGAGTGGATTTACAGAGGCTCCACCAGACTGGAGCCAATGTTCAACCTGAAGATGACCACCGCCAACACCCAGGAGAAGAAGTTGGCTGGCCAGCAGAGGTCGCGACCTAACATGG GGGTGATGAGGAGTAAAGGTCCAGTGGTTCAATACACCAGCGACGTACTTGTTGGATCATCTCCCGTCAAAGTGCAGCAAGGCTCACCCAGCCAGCCTCCACAGACACCACCACAGCAACAGCCGCAGCCCCAGCAACAActgcaactacaacagcagcaacaacaacaacaacaacaacaactgccacAACAACAGACGCGTCCTGAACCCCCACAGACCCAACAAGTCCAGCAAATCCAGCAGACGATTCCGCCTTCACAGCCTCCACGTGTTGA CAATAAGCATCAGATGGCAAAGAAGAGTACTTCTCCATTTGTCGCAGGCGTGGGAGGCACACATGCCTCCAAAATCATGATGCAGTCGCTCTCTTCCACTCCCAGCGACCCCGCTAG TGCGAGAATTTTGAGTGGCCAAAGTCCTGCTTCCCCTGCCTTCACGCAGTCATACCCGAGACTTCCCCCCCTGGCTGCCGCACCGCCTCCCGTGAGCCAAGCCATGGCCACCATCCCGCGGCAGCCCTCGTACCGCGCCCCGACGGACCGCATCTTCTACCTGGCGCACACCTGTCAGCCCGCGTGTCTCAATCGCGTCCGACCTGCAAAGTCAGACATCCACCGGGGGAAGAACCCCCTGCTCACACCTTTACTGTACGATTTCAGACGCATGACGGGGCGACGAAAAGTCAACCGCAAG ATGTCCTTTCACGTGATCTACAAGGCTCCGTGCGGGCTTTGCCTGCGCAACATGGCAGAGATCCAGTTCTACCTCTTCGAGACACGCTGTGACTTTATATTTTTAGAGATGTTCTGTCTGGACCCTTATGTGCTCGTGGACCGGCCATTCCAGCCGCAGAGGCCGTTCTATTACATTCACGACATCCCTGCTGGAAGAGAGGACATTCCGCTCTCCTGCGTCAACGAGATTGATTCCACTCCGCCTCCGAAAGTCGCTTACA GTAAAGAGCGTATTCCTGAAGATGGCGTATACATCAACACCAGTTCGGACTTCCTGGTTGGATGTGATTGCACCGACGGCTGTCGCGACAA GTCTAAATGCTCTTGCCACCAGCTGACCCTTCAGGCCACAGGTTGCACACCAGGGGCTCAGATCAACACAAACGCTGGATTTTTGCACAAAAGATTAGAGGAGTGCCTCCCAACAGG GATCTACGAATGCAACAAACGGTGCAAATGCTGTGCCCAGATGTGCACCAACCGTTTGGTGCAACACGGCCTCCAGGTGCGCCTCCAGCTCTTCAAGACCCAGAACAAAGGCTGGGGTATCCGCTGTCTGGACGACGTGGCCAAGGGCTCTTTTGTCTGCATCTACGCTG GCAAAATTTTGACCGACGACTTTGCGGACAGAGAAGGTCTAGAGATGGGGGACGAGTATTTTGCCAATCTGGACCACATAGAGAGCGTGGAGAACTTCAAGGAGGGCTACGAGAGCGAGGCTCACTGTTCCGACAGCGAGGGGAGCGGCGTGGACGTGTCCAGAATAAAAATCCAGCCATCTGCTTTAGTATCAGCTAACCCGGTTGGGAGGCCGCCCAAAAAGG GACAAAGTTCAAGCTCATCAGGGGACAGCGAGGACGACGAAGACAAAGATTCAAAGAGCGAAGAGGAAAGTGACAGTTCGGACGACACGTTTGTGAAGGAAAGCAATTTCAGCACCAGCTCCGTGTGGAGGAGTTACACCACACGCGGTCAGGTCAAGGGCAACAAGGAAG GGAGTCAAGACAGTAAAGACGAAACGAGCGCGTTAGCCAGAGGAGCCGGGGACGATAAGCCCCCATCCATGCCAGAAGAGACGGGCAAAAGCAAAGTGGCTTCCTGGCTCACCAGCCAGGAGCTCAagaag GAGTCCGGAGACGGAAAGAG TCAAGTGAAGTCAGAAACGGGGAAGAAGCAGGAAGTGATGACTCTCTCCGATAGTGATGAGGTTCAGACCATCAGCTCTGGATCTGATGACaacaaggagagagaaaaagtcaCCCTGG GTGTGACTAAGAAGCAGGTAGCAGTGAAATCCACGCGCGGCATCGCCCTGAAGGGCGGCCACGGGATGATGGTGAAAACCGGCACACTTGGAGGCGGGGGAGGGCCGGGAGGTCCGGGAGGGAAAACCGGACAGCAGGGTCagcctggaggaggtggagagaacACTCCCAAAAACACCCGATTGTTCTTTGACGGGGAAGAGTCCTGCTACATCATCGATGCCAAGTTGGAAGGAAACCTTGGGCGTTACCTGAAT CACAGTTGTAGTCCCAACCTTTTCGTGCAGAATGTGTTTGTGGACACGCATGATTTGAGGTTTCCCTGGGTGGCGTTCTTTGCCAGCAA GCGGATCCGTGCGGGCACAGAGCTGACCTGGGACTACAACTACGAGGTGGGCAGCGTGGAGGGGAAggtgctgctctgctgctgcgggTCCACTGAGTGCAGAGGAAGACTACTGTGA
- the setdb1b gene encoding histone-lysine N-methyltransferase SETDB1-B isoform X1, translating into MDIGDGMEVDGWDSNMEQELGISLDELKKWIDEAVEKSEIVQKKKAQLTELKEWVEQKEEEEARTDMLLSDANKSILECEKLVKETYQKNGLVYKESSSEDEGGGGGVLSSEVIEIDDDDDDDVIAVGCLVPAKKPVTPCKDPVLNEASSVLQKTTQQLQKLVQLVSKPSPGAPLLRSPSHPPSQSVPAVFVSQAQSQSMTQPNPNATEDELRVGMMILGKKRTKTWHRGALVTISPVGNGIFKYKVKFDKGKSLLSGNHVAFEYNPTLEILYVGARVVANYKDGSLVWLYAGIVAEMPNNKNRMRFLIFFDDGYASYVTLPDLHPICRPLKRTWEDIEDASCRDFIEEYITAYPSRPMVLLKVGQIIKTEWEGTWWKSKVEEVDGSLVKILFLDDKRSEWIYRGSTRLEPMFNLKMTTANTQEKKLAGQQRSRPNMGVMRSKGPVVQYTSDVLVGSSPVKVQQGSPSQPPQTPPQQQPQPQQQLQLQQQQQQQQQQQLPQQQTRPEPPQTQQVQQIQQTIPPSQPPRVDNKHQMAKKSTSPFVAGVGGTHASKIMMQSLSSTPSDPASARILSGQSPASPAFTQSYPRLPPLAAAPPPVSQAMATIPRQPSYRAPTDRIFYLAHTCQPACLNRVRPAKSDIHRGKNPLLTPLLYDFRRMTGRRKVNRKMSFHVIYKAPCGLCLRNMAEIQFYLFETRCDFIFLEMFCLDPYVLVDRPFQPQRPFYYIHDIPAGREDIPLSCVNEIDSTPPPKVAYSKERIPEDGVYINTSSDFLVGCDCTDGCRDKSKCSCHQLTLQATGCTPGAQINTNAGFLHKRLEECLPTGIYECNKRCKCCAQMCTNRLVQHGLQVRLQLFKTQNKGWGIRCLDDVAKGSFVCIYAGKILTDDFADREGLEMGDEYFANLDHIESVENFKEGYESEAHCSDSEGSGVDVSRIKIQPSALVSANPVGRPPKKGQSSSSSGDSEDDEDKDSKSEEESDSSDDTFVKESNFSTSSVWRSYTTRGQVKGNKEGSQDSKDETSALARGAGDDKPPSMPEETGKSKVASWLTSQELKKESGDGKSQVKSETGKKQEVMTLSDSDEVQTISSGSDDNKEREKVTLGVTKKQVAVKSTRGIALKGGHGMMVKTGTLGGGGGPGGPGGKTGQQGQPGGGGENTPKNTRLFFDGEESCYIIDAKLEGNLGRYLNHSCSPNLFVQNVFVDTHDLRFPWVAFFASKRIRAGTELTWDYNYEVGSVEGKVLLCCCGSTECRGRLL; encoded by the exons ATGGACATAGGCGATGG AATGGAGGTGGATGGCTGGGATTCTAATATGGAGCAAGAGCTGGGCATTTCTTTGGACGAGCTGAAGAAGTGGATCGATGAAGCAGTGGAGAAGAGTGAGATTGTGCAGAAGAAAAAGGCTCAGCTGACGGAGCTCAAGGAATGGGTggagcagaaagaagaagaggaggcgagGACAGACATGCTCCTCAGCGATGCCAACAA gtCCATATTGGAGTGTGAGAAGCTCGTGAAGGAAACTTACCAGAAGAACGGTCTCGTTTACAAAGAGAGCAGCTCGGAGGAtgaggggggcggaggaggcgtGCTGTCCTCTGAGGTCATCGAGAtagacgacgatgacgacgatgatgtcATTGCTGTCGGCTGTT TGGTTCCTGCAAAGAAGCCGGTCACTCCCTGCAAAGATCCAGTG TTAAATGAGGCCTCCTCAGTGCTACAGAAAACAACCCAGCAGTTGCAGAAGTTGGTCCAACTTGTCAGCAAGCCGTCACCTGGTGCGCCGTTGCTTCGATCTCCGTCACATCCTCCATCTCAGTCAG TGCCAGCAGTGTTTGTATCCCAGGCTCAGTCTCAGTCCATGACGCAGCCGAACCCAAACGCAACAGAAGATGAGCTTCGAGTCGGGATGATGATTTTGGGAAAGAAACGCACCAAGACCTGGCACAGGGGTGCCCTTGTTACTATCAGCCCAGTCG GAAATGGTATATTCAAGTATAAAGTGAAGTTTGATAAAGGAAAGAGTCTGCTTTCCGGAAATCACGTGGCTTTCGAGTACAACCCGACCCTGGAGATCCTGTATGTCGGCGCTCGCGTAGTCGCCAACTACAAGGACGGCAGCCTGGTGTGGCTCTATGCCGGGATAGTAGCAGAGATGCCCAACAACAAGAACCGGATGAG gtttttgattttctttgatGACGGCTATGCTTCATACGTGACTCTACCTGACCTCCACCCAATTTGCAGACCGT TAAAGCGTACCTGGGAGGACATAGAGGACGCATCTTGTCGAGACTTCATTGAGGAGTACATCACTGCATATCCCAGCAGGCCTATGGTGCTGCTAAAGGTTGGGCAGATCATCAAGACCGAGTGGGAGGGAACTTGGTGGAAGAGCAAagtggaggaggtggatggcAGCTTGGTCAAGATCCTCTTTTTG gatGACAAGAGAAGTGAGTGGATTTACAGAGGCTCCACCAGACTGGAGCCAATGTTCAACCTGAAGATGACCACCGCCAACACCCAGGAGAAGAAGTTGGCTGGCCAGCAGAGGTCGCGACCTAACATGG GGGTGATGAGGAGTAAAGGTCCAGTGGTTCAATACACCAGCGACGTACTTGTTGGATCATCTCCCGTCAAAGTGCAGCAAGGCTCACCCAGCCAGCCTCCACAGACACCACCACAGCAACAGCCGCAGCCCCAGCAACAActgcaactacaacagcagcaacaacaacaacaacaacaacaactgccacAACAACAGACGCGTCCTGAACCCCCACAGACCCAACAAGTCCAGCAAATCCAGCAGACGATTCCGCCTTCACAGCCTCCACGTGTTGA CAATAAGCATCAGATGGCAAAGAAGAGTACTTCTCCATTTGTCGCAGGCGTGGGAGGCACACATGCCTCCAAAATCATGATGCAGTCGCTCTCTTCCACTCCCAGCGACCCCGCTAG TGCGAGAATTTTGAGTGGCCAAAGTCCTGCTTCCCCTGCCTTCACGCAGTCATACCCGAGACTTCCCCCCCTGGCTGCCGCACCGCCTCCCGTGAGCCAAGCCATGGCCACCATCCCGCGGCAGCCCTCGTACCGCGCCCCGACGGACCGCATCTTCTACCTGGCGCACACCTGTCAGCCCGCGTGTCTCAATCGCGTCCGACCTGCAAAGTCAGACATCCACCGGGGGAAGAACCCCCTGCTCACACCTTTACTGTACGATTTCAGACGCATGACGGGGCGACGAAAAGTCAACCGCAAG ATGTCCTTTCACGTGATCTACAAGGCTCCGTGCGGGCTTTGCCTGCGCAACATGGCAGAGATCCAGTTCTACCTCTTCGAGACACGCTGTGACTTTATATTTTTAGAGATGTTCTGTCTGGACCCTTATGTGCTCGTGGACCGGCCATTCCAGCCGCAGAGGCCGTTCTATTACATTCACGACATCCCTGCTGGAAGAGAGGACATTCCGCTCTCCTGCGTCAACGAGATTGATTCCACTCCGCCTCCGAAAGTCGCTTACA GTAAAGAGCGTATTCCTGAAGATGGCGTATACATCAACACCAGTTCGGACTTCCTGGTTGGATGTGATTGCACCGACGGCTGTCGCGACAA GTCTAAATGCTCTTGCCACCAGCTGACCCTTCAGGCCACAGGTTGCACACCAGGGGCTCAGATCAACACAAACGCTGGATTTTTGCACAAAAGATTAGAGGAGTGCCTCCCAACAGG GATCTACGAATGCAACAAACGGTGCAAATGCTGTGCCCAGATGTGCACCAACCGTTTGGTGCAACACGGCCTCCAGGTGCGCCTCCAGCTCTTCAAGACCCAGAACAAAGGCTGGGGTATCCGCTGTCTGGACGACGTGGCCAAGGGCTCTTTTGTCTGCATCTACGCTG GCAAAATTTTGACCGACGACTTTGCGGACAGAGAAGGTCTAGAGATGGGGGACGAGTATTTTGCCAATCTGGACCACATAGAGAGCGTGGAGAACTTCAAGGAGGGCTACGAGAGCGAGGCTCACTGTTCCGACAGCGAGGGGAGCGGCGTGGACGTGTCCAGAATAAAAATCCAGCCATCTGCTTTAGTATCAGCTAACCCGGTTGGGAGGCCGCCCAAAAAGG GACAAAGTTCAAGCTCATCAGGGGACAGCGAGGACGACGAAGACAAAGATTCAAAGAGCGAAGAGGAAAGTGACAGTTCGGACGACACGTTTGTGAAGGAAAGCAATTTCAGCACCAGCTCCGTGTGGAGGAGTTACACCACACGCGGTCAGGTCAAGGGCAACAAGGAAG GGAGTCAAGACAGTAAAGACGAAACGAGCGCGTTAGCCAGAGGAGCCGGGGACGATAAGCCCCCATCCATGCCAGAAGAGACGGGCAAAAGCAAAGTGGCTTCCTGGCTCACCAGCCAGGAGCTCAagaag GAGTCCGGAGACGGAAAGAG TCAAGTGAAGTCAGAAACGGGGAAGAAGCAGGAAGTGATGACTCTCTCCGATAGTGATGAGGTTCAGACCATCAGCTCTGGATCTGATGACaacaaggagagagaaaaagtcaCCCTGG GTGTGACTAAGAAGCAGGTAGCAGTGAAATCCACGCGCGGCATCGCCCTGAAGGGCGGCCACGGGATGATGGTGAAAACCGGCACACTTGGAGGCGGGGGAGGGCCGGGAGGTCCGGGAGGGAAAACCGGACAGCAGGGTCagcctggaggaggtggagagaacACTCCCAAAAACACCCGATTGTTCTTTGACGGGGAAGAGTCCTGCTACATCATCGATGCCAAGTTGGAAGGAAACCTTGGGCGTTACCTGAAT CACAGTTGTAGTCCCAACCTTTTCGTGCAGAATGTGTTTGTGGACACGCATGATTTGAGGTTTCCCTGGGTGGCGTTCTTTGCCAGCAA GCGGATCCGTGCGGGCACAGAGCTGACCTGGGACTACAACTACGAGGTGGGCAGCGTGGAGGGGAAggtgctgctctgctgctgcgggTCCACTGAGTGCAGAGGAAGACTACTGTGA